One segment of Herbaspirillum hiltneri N3 DNA contains the following:
- a CDS encoding type VI secretion system Vgr family protein gives MNKPSVICQQQYHVAIPGTASAAALSVVSFEATETLGEPYRVVVQLTHPQELHRADYLGKEASFTITPSVVDALFGNANDAHEGRTFVGCITHFNKRKQTHDFHRYEFTIEPLVARLRLTHTSRVFQKKTAPQIIEAILRRHDFNGNQFQFKTRRTYPEHAFRLQYQMSDWDYIHLLMQQEGLHSYFTPGKFGDIIVFGDDIDHYIYQPELKVPYRETAGLEANTETVFSLQTQSQTVPASYRVADYHPADAWERFKEEANIDRADKTTYGQPYVYGSHHLNQKDAKWEAQLRHEAAIARQIVYTGESNVLELCPARILRMDQSLPDAPNGQVIVSVTHSGARDAAYKNSYTAIPSDRRFRLQLDEANWPKIAGTLSARVTSPGKYPHAYITKHGHYTVRFDLDFDEWNPGGESVPLRLAKPFAGAHETGFHFPIIDGTEAAIAFMDGNPNKPYIAHLHHNSRQPDHITTEDRWLSRNVIRTQSNNKLRMEDWKGQEHIKLSTEHSGKSQLNLGHLVDSKRQPRGQGVELRTDAHAAIRGGKGVFINADAQPGAQGKQLDMQAAIANLEASLEQTYALTQATKSAQAIAADYAEQKAFLDDTLKQLKQAGIVMSAPAGIALASGTDVQVSAREHLIATAGGNADISVMKRFTVAAGEAISLIAHKLGMKLFAAKGKIEIQAQSDDLALTADKNVMMTSANGRLAISAKEEILLKAGGSYIRITPLGIEEGTLGNRTWRAASHRRPGPASLPGDHRLPAGDFLPKIPLNLSAVIAPASHAALPLGMPYELLADGVPISKGVIDASGQMPVAHQRGVQQYAVKLGNGMHLKLPMTEAWRGDERNATLANTGFHRHEQGQTDTETKQDRAHYRDIYQQLLNLTQEG, from the coding sequence CAGCAATATCACGTCGCCATACCCGGCACCGCCTCCGCAGCGGCATTGTCGGTGGTGTCATTTGAAGCCACCGAGACCTTGGGTGAGCCGTATCGCGTCGTAGTGCAGCTCACCCACCCGCAAGAATTGCATCGTGCGGACTACCTCGGCAAGGAAGCCAGCTTCACCATCACGCCATCGGTCGTCGATGCGCTGTTCGGCAATGCCAACGATGCACATGAAGGACGTACCTTCGTGGGCTGCATCACCCACTTCAACAAACGCAAACAGACCCACGACTTCCACCGCTACGAATTCACCATCGAACCGCTGGTCGCACGTCTGCGCCTGACCCACACCAGCCGCGTCTTTCAGAAGAAGACGGCCCCGCAAATCATCGAAGCGATCCTGCGTCGTCACGACTTCAACGGTAACCAGTTCCAGTTCAAGACCCGCCGCACCTATCCAGAACACGCCTTTCGCCTGCAATACCAGATGAGTGATTGGGACTACATCCATTTGCTGATGCAACAGGAAGGTCTGCACAGCTATTTCACTCCCGGCAAGTTCGGCGACATCATCGTCTTTGGTGACGACATCGATCACTACATCTACCAGCCCGAACTCAAGGTGCCGTATCGCGAAACCGCCGGACTGGAAGCGAATACCGAAACGGTATTCAGCCTGCAAACGCAGTCGCAAACGGTTCCCGCTTCGTATCGCGTCGCCGACTACCATCCGGCCGACGCCTGGGAGCGCTTCAAGGAAGAAGCCAATATCGACCGCGCCGACAAGACCACCTACGGTCAACCTTATGTCTACGGCAGCCATCATCTGAATCAAAAAGATGCCAAATGGGAAGCGCAACTACGCCATGAAGCAGCGATTGCGCGTCAGATCGTCTATACCGGCGAAAGCAACGTCCTCGAACTGTGTCCTGCACGCATCCTGCGCATGGATCAATCCCTGCCGGACGCCCCCAACGGCCAGGTCATCGTCAGCGTCACCCACAGCGGCGCACGCGACGCCGCCTACAAGAACAGCTACACCGCGATTCCGAGTGACCGCCGCTTCCGGTTGCAACTCGACGAAGCCAACTGGCCGAAGATCGCCGGCACCTTATCGGCACGCGTCACCTCACCCGGCAAGTACCCGCATGCCTACATCACTAAGCACGGCCACTATACGGTCCGCTTCGATCTTGACTTCGATGAATGGAACCCCGGTGGCGAGAGCGTGCCGCTCCGATTAGCCAAGCCCTTCGCCGGCGCCCACGAAACCGGTTTCCACTTCCCGATCATTGACGGCACCGAAGCGGCGATTGCCTTCATGGACGGCAACCCGAATAAACCCTACATCGCCCACCTGCACCACAACAGCCGACAGCCTGACCACATCACCACCGAAGACCGCTGGCTGAGCCGCAACGTCATCCGCACGCAGAGTAACAACAAGTTGCGCATGGAGGATTGGAAAGGGCAGGAGCATATCAAACTCAGTACTGAGCATTCCGGCAAGAGTCAGTTGAATCTCGGGCATCTGGTGGACAGCAAGCGCCAGCCGCGTGGGCAAGGTGTTGAACTGCGCACCGATGCCCATGCGGCGATCCGCGGCGGCAAGGGTGTGTTCATCAATGCCGATGCACAGCCAGGAGCGCAGGGTAAACAGTTGGACATGCAAGCCGCAATCGCCAATTTGGAAGCCTCTCTGGAGCAGACTTATGCTTTGACCCAAGCCACCAAATCTGCACAAGCCATTGCCGCCGACTATGCCGAACAAAAGGCATTTCTCGACGACACCTTAAAACAACTCAAGCAAGCCGGAATCGTCATGAGTGCACCCGCTGGAATTGCCCTGGCATCCGGAACGGACGTGCAGGTTTCCGCGCGCGAGCATCTGATCGCCACGGCGGGCGGCAATGCCGATATCAGCGTCATGAAGCGCTTTACGGTCGCGGCGGGTGAAGCCATTTCTCTGATTGCGCACAAGCTTGGCATGAAACTGTTCGCCGCCAAAGGCAAAATCGAGATACAGGCGCAAAGCGATGACTTGGCGCTGACGGCAGACAAGAACGTCATGATGACCAGCGCCAACGGCCGCCTCGCCATCAGCGCCAAGGAAGAAATCCTCCTCAAGGCTGGCGGCTCGTACATCCGGATCACGCCCCTGGGCATTGAAGAAGGCACCCTGGGCAACAGAACGTGGAGAGCCGCAAGTCATCGTCGGCCAGGTCCGGCAAGTCTGCCCGGCGATCATCGTTTACCTGCCGGTGATTTTTTACCAAAAATACCGCTGAATCTGAGTGCCGTGATCGCCCCGGCGTCGCATGCAGCATTACCCCTCGGCATGCCCTATGAACTGCTCGCCGATGGCGTCCCGATCAGCAAAGGCGTCATCGACGCCAGTGGACAAATGCCGGTGGCGCATCAGCGCGGCGTGCAGCAGTACGCAGTAAAGCTAGGCAATGGCATGCATCTGAAGCTACCCATGACAGAAGCGTGGCGAGGCGACGAACGCAATGCGACGCTCGCCAATACCGGCTTCCATCGCCACGAACAAGGACAGACTGACACAGAAACAAAGCAAGATCGCGCGCACTATCGCGACATCTACCAGCAACTGCTCAACCTCACCCAGGAAGGATAA
- a CDS encoding phospholipase D-like domain-containing protein, with protein sequence MSILHEDQTITVPIATDHTRSATLTLPWFVQGTVYSPKGCSFEPLVNGEAAFGAIYDAIEQATHSIDIICWGFQPSMYFKRGYLAGNLTIGQLLDKKAEKKGLKIRLLRWRSVDNGAQFIEDPAPGDNPTATTADHVAAAWHKQAPKDLRTPWQRDFDVQWYRRAHIAGNPLLPHLLPTGNLIYATRDMSLMGRGRAAVHAGQQTKDPQATAVMSLFPSHHQKMVLIDYEDPARAVGFVMGHNMLDAYWDRDGHSATRHGPDEGRNGATPRQDISSRLHGPILISLNHNFCQAWDDATADHLLKKRQVLEAQHQPITNRCVRQSGTPVMAQILRTQPEHGETDIRRGYAQAINNVTSYLYIENQYFRYPRLAAQIKAAVQRQVNAGRPVDQYPIHLFVVTNASDDGIGPGTLRTYELLRALGRPDVMPGIALEDKKDNLQQQYQEACNAEVRAHAKANAIASNRSLYDTPAQQQASHDRLKAAQAQRQQAKDKQAALQQQMNEAMQQQQDLQSNPDAADKTVLPTATPGLKVHICSLVAPDSPAENWMPVYIHSKLMLIDDTYTMLGSANINVRSMEADSELNICHERADATQPLRKKLWNLHTNNKGGQDNVGDAFEKWGDIIRRNKNNRAKKLRPEASLVGFIYTGTERKSMD encoded by the coding sequence ATGAGCATCCTCCACGAAGACCAGACCATCACCGTCCCCATCGCCACCGACCACACCCGCAGCGCCACCCTCACGCTGCCGTGGTTTGTCCAGGGCACCGTCTACTCCCCCAAAGGCTGTTCGTTTGAGCCGCTGGTCAATGGCGAAGCCGCCTTTGGCGCCATTTACGACGCCATCGAACAAGCCACCCACAGCATCGACATCATTTGCTGGGGCTTTCAGCCGTCGATGTACTTCAAGCGCGGCTACCTTGCCGGCAACCTCACCATCGGCCAGCTGCTCGACAAGAAAGCAGAAAAAAAGGGCCTCAAGATACGTCTCTTGCGCTGGAGAAGCGTGGACAATGGCGCGCAATTCATCGAAGACCCCGCTCCCGGCGACAACCCCACCGCCACCACCGCTGATCACGTCGCCGCCGCCTGGCATAAACAAGCGCCTAAAGACCTGCGCACCCCATGGCAACGGGATTTCGATGTGCAGTGGTACCGCCGGGCACACATCGCCGGCAATCCCTTGCTGCCTCACTTGCTACCGACCGGCAACCTGATCTACGCCACCCGTGACATGAGTCTGATGGGACGCGGGCGCGCCGCCGTACATGCTGGCCAGCAAACGAAGGACCCGCAAGCCACCGCCGTGATGAGCCTCTTCCCCTCCCATCACCAAAAGATGGTCCTCATCGACTACGAAGACCCCGCCCGCGCCGTCGGCTTCGTCATGGGCCACAACATGCTCGACGCCTACTGGGACCGCGACGGTCACAGCGCAACCCGGCACGGCCCCGACGAAGGCCGCAACGGCGCTACGCCCCGGCAAGACATCTCCAGCCGTCTGCACGGCCCCATCCTGATCTCGCTGAACCACAACTTCTGCCAGGCCTGGGACGACGCCACCGCAGACCATCTCCTCAAAAAACGCCAAGTCCTCGAAGCACAGCATCAACCCATCACGAATCGCTGCGTCAGGCAAAGCGGCACCCCCGTCATGGCGCAAATTCTGCGCACCCAGCCCGAACACGGTGAAACCGACATCCGGCGCGGCTACGCGCAAGCCATCAACAACGTCACCAGCTACCTCTATATCGAAAACCAGTACTTCCGCTACCCCAGGCTGGCCGCACAGATCAAGGCCGCCGTACAACGCCAGGTCAATGCCGGACGCCCCGTCGACCAATACCCGATCCACCTGTTCGTCGTCACCAACGCCAGCGACGACGGCATCGGCCCCGGCACCTTGCGCACCTACGAACTCCTGCGCGCGCTGGGCCGTCCCGACGTCATGCCCGGCATCGCCCTCGAAGACAAGAAAGATAATCTGCAACAGCAGTATCAGGAAGCCTGCAACGCCGAAGTGCGCGCCCACGCCAAAGCCAACGCCATTGCCAGCAACCGCAGCCTCTACGACACCCCGGCGCAACAGCAAGCCAGCCACGACAGGCTCAAGGCCGCCCAGGCACAACGGCAACAAGCCAAAGACAAACAAGCCGCGCTGCAACAGCAGATGAACGAAGCCATGCAACAGCAGCAAGACCTGCAAAGCAATCCCGATGCCGCGGACAAGACCGTCCTGCCGACCGCCACGCCGGGCTTAAAGGTGCATATCTGCAGCCTGGTCGCCCCCGACTCCCCGGCAGAGAACTGGATGCCGGTCTACATCCACTCCAAACTGATGCTCATCGACGACACCTACACCATGCTCGGCTCAGCCAACATCAATGTGCGCAGCATGGAGGCCGATAGTGAATTGAACATCTGTCATGAGCGCGCTGACGCGACCCAGCCGCTGCGCAAGAAGTTGTGGAATTTGCATACGAATAACAAGGGTGGGCAGGACAATGTGGGGGATGCGTTTGAAAAGTGGGGAGATATCATCCGGCGTAATAAAAATAATCGGGCAAAAAAACTGCGGCCGGAAGCTTCACTGGTCGGCTTCATCTATACCGGCACTGAACGCAAATCAATGGACTGA
- a CDS encoding SEL1-like repeat protein, whose protein sequence is MPTHPYRHFITLLLASSFLLTACSKEKPVPAVPDTTALRANLAFTCTKEADRLPTLNPDADQLFKYARWLEKQAGEPHYDEVARYYRIAAAHGHYKANSNLQKLVSQGQAESPNPSRETVLLAQQLIDAGIPGGYYDMARYLELGYGVKRSHQNALIYYRKAADLGSPDAQYYVAEQLAPIDIAPEIARQMRQCAANQGHGEAAQMLGIDLQTDNLYAAAVQAFQKAVAAGNTESALKLEDSFKGVLPSDTLDYLALPEDLERSRRYKEIKLLLRHNESKNPKVPDIDQIVPLPPAKLPHWDGTFQWKKEQDAAVAPAKPDEKLVVRLANDKRLDPATGLLIPREPLGTPAKTGSACPESGTWCAQWANRHFSIVQTKGQTMPPVTVVLPRDEPVWMPVIVPAFLDTIKLWPHDPNIIDVTWRLEAYLETKKV, encoded by the coding sequence ATGCCAACCCATCCCTACCGTCACTTTATTACTTTACTGCTCGCATCGAGCTTCTTACTGACTGCCTGCTCCAAGGAGAAACCTGTGCCTGCCGTACCCGATACCACTGCTTTACGCGCCAATCTGGCTTTCACGTGTACAAAAGAAGCCGACCGCCTGCCGACTCTGAATCCCGACGCTGATCAATTGTTTAAATACGCCCGCTGGCTGGAGAAGCAAGCCGGCGAGCCACACTATGACGAGGTAGCACGCTACTACCGCATTGCCGCCGCCCACGGTCATTACAAGGCCAACAGCAACCTGCAAAAGCTGGTGTCGCAAGGGCAGGCGGAGTCGCCCAATCCGAGCCGGGAAACCGTGCTATTGGCGCAGCAACTGATCGATGCAGGCATCCCCGGCGGTTACTACGACATGGCCCGGTATCTGGAGCTGGGCTATGGCGTCAAGCGTAGCCATCAGAATGCGCTGATCTACTACCGCAAAGCGGCGGACCTTGGCAGTCCCGACGCGCAATATTATGTTGCCGAGCAACTGGCGCCGATTGATATTGCACCGGAGATTGCACGGCAGATGCGTCAATGTGCAGCCAATCAAGGGCATGGTGAAGCAGCACAGATGTTAGGTATAGATTTACAAACAGATAATCTCTACGCCGCAGCCGTTCAAGCCTTCCAGAAAGCTGTCGCAGCAGGCAATACCGAATCGGCCCTTAAACTGGAAGATAGTTTTAAAGGTGTCTTACCGTCAGATACGCTGGACTACCTCGCCCTCCCCGAAGACCTCGAACGCTCACGCCGTTACAAGGAAATTAAATTACTGCTGCGCCACAACGAAAGCAAGAACCCCAAAGTCCCCGACATCGACCAGATTGTGCCGTTGCCGCCAGCGAAACTGCCGCACTGGGACGGCACCTTTCAGTGGAAGAAGGAGCAGGACGCCGCCGTCGCCCCCGCCAAGCCCGACGAGAAGCTGGTAGTGCGCCTGGCCAACGACAAGCGCCTCGACCCCGCCACCGGTCTCCTGATTCCGCGTGAACCACTGGGCACGCCCGCTAAAACTGGCTCAGCCTGTCCGGAGAGCGGTACGTGGTGCGCTCAATGGGCCAACCGGCATTTCAGTATTGTCCAAACCAAAGGACAAACCATGCCACCGGTCACGGTGGTACTGCCGCGCGATGAGCCTGTCTGGATGCCGGTTATCGTCCCCGCCTTCCTCGACACCATCAAACTGTGGCCGCACGACCCCAACATCATTGATGTGACCTGGAGGCTGGAGGCGTATCTGGAAACAAAAAAGGTATAG
- a CDS encoding LysR family transcriptional regulator, whose protein sequence is MKQLRFDIGDLQAMVAVVERGGFRAAATAINLSQPALSRRIDKLEDALSVRLFERTTRRVTLTVVGREFYAKAQEILASVENSLLSISDIAGRSGGEVSIACVPSVAYHYLPPVIAQFNAAYPNIHVKIIDEGANDVLHCVQRGEADFGVNFIGAQESDIDFDAVMSERFVLACRQDHPLAQRKSVKWREIDQYPYVGVARSSGNRLVLDQALAATEVRPSAAFEVRHVATSLAWVAAGLGVAAVPHLAMPTDGYSMLKAVPLVEPKVERTLGLLRKKGRKLSSSAQYLYDALKNKPPKPFQA, encoded by the coding sequence ATGAAACAACTGCGCTTCGATATCGGCGATTTGCAGGCCATGGTGGCGGTGGTGGAACGCGGCGGTTTCCGTGCTGCTGCGACAGCGATCAACCTGTCGCAACCGGCCTTGTCGCGGCGTATCGATAAACTGGAAGATGCGCTCAGCGTGCGCTTGTTCGAACGCACCACGCGGCGGGTTACCTTGACGGTGGTAGGACGGGAGTTTTATGCCAAGGCGCAGGAAATACTGGCCAGCGTGGAGAATTCCCTGCTGAGTATCAGCGATATCGCCGGCCGTTCGGGCGGCGAGGTGAGCATCGCCTGCGTCCCTTCGGTGGCGTATCACTATCTGCCGCCGGTGATTGCCCAGTTCAATGCGGCCTATCCGAATATTCACGTCAAGATCATCGACGAAGGCGCCAACGATGTGCTGCATTGCGTGCAGCGCGGCGAAGCCGACTTTGGCGTCAACTTCATCGGCGCGCAAGAGAGCGATATCGATTTCGATGCGGTGATGAGCGAGCGTTTTGTGCTGGCCTGCCGTCAGGATCATCCGCTGGCGCAACGCAAGTCGGTGAAATGGCGTGAGATCGATCAGTACCCCTATGTCGGCGTGGCGCGTTCCAGCGGCAACCGCCTGGTGCTGGACCAGGCCCTGGCGGCAACCGAGGTCAGGCCCAGTGCGGCATTTGAAGTGCGCCATGTGGCGACGTCGCTGGCCTGGGTGGCGGCAGGCCTGGGCGTCGCTGCCGTACCGCATCTGGCGATGCCGACAGACGGCTATTCCATGTTGAAAGCGGTTCCGCTGGTGGAGCCCAAGGTCGAACGCACGCTGGGATTGCTGCGTAAAAAGGGCCGCAAATTGTCGTCGAGTGCGCAGTATTTGTATGACGCACTCAAAAATAAACCGCCTAAGCCTTTTCAGGCGTAA
- a CDS encoding substrate-binding domain-containing protein, whose product MRRTFLLTCLTTLALALSPSSWSAELHVMNSGGFTAAYKALAPGFEQSTGNTLTTAWGPSMGAAPEAIPNRLQRGEPADVVIMVGYALDELIKQGKVIADSRTGLADSRIGMVVRAGHPKPDISTPEALKQVLLNARSIAYSDSASGVYIERELFKKLGIEQQVRGKAKMVPKIPVAGVVASGEYELGFQQVSELLPVAGADFVGKIPESLQSVTLFAAGVPVGSQHPAEARQLIRFLASPQAAAEVSKSGLDPLPTQK is encoded by the coding sequence ATGCGCCGCACCTTTCTGCTAACCTGCCTGACAACCCTCGCCCTCGCGCTTTCCCCCTCCAGTTGGTCGGCGGAGCTCCACGTCATGAATTCCGGCGGTTTTACCGCTGCCTACAAAGCGCTCGCCCCCGGCTTCGAGCAAAGCACCGGCAACACACTGACTACCGCCTGGGGACCATCGATGGGCGCGGCGCCGGAAGCCATCCCCAATCGCCTGCAACGCGGCGAACCGGCCGATGTCGTGATCATGGTCGGCTACGCACTGGACGAATTGATCAAACAAGGCAAAGTCATTGCCGACAGCCGCACCGGCCTGGCCGACTCGCGCATCGGCATGGTGGTGCGCGCGGGTCACCCCAAGCCTGACATCAGCACGCCCGAGGCCTTGAAACAAGTGCTGCTCAATGCACGCTCCATCGCCTACTCGGACAGCGCCAGCGGCGTCTATATAGAGCGCGAGCTGTTCAAGAAACTTGGCATTGAGCAACAAGTCAGGGGCAAGGCGAAAATGGTGCCAAAGATACCGGTGGCGGGCGTTGTCGCCAGCGGCGAATATGAGCTGGGCTTCCAACAGGTCAGCGAGTTGTTGCCGGTCGCCGGCGCCGACTTCGTCGGCAAGATCCCGGAGTCGCTACAAAGCGTCACCCTGTTCGCCGCCGGCGTCCCGGTCGGCTCTCAGCATCCTGCCGAGGCACGCCAGTTGATCCGCTTCCTGGCCTCACCCCAGGCCGCAGCCGAAGTCAGCAAGAGCGGCCTGGACCCGTTGCCCACGCAAAAATAA
- the tcuC gene encoding MFS transporter — protein MTSHTSAKSSKFATVLRVTSGNFMEMFDFFLFGFYASYISKAFFPSGDEFASLMLTFMTFGAGFLMRPLGAIILGAYVDRVGRRQGLIVTLALMALGTMLIAFVPGYATIGLLAPALVLIGRLLQGFSAGVELGGVSVYLAEMATPGRKGFYVSWQSASQQVAIIVAAAIGYGLNVWLTKDQVGDWGWRVPFFIGCMIVPVLFVIRRSLQETDEFLARKRKPNLNEIFRSMLENWKLVIAGMMLVSMTTVSFYLITVYTPTFGKNVLKLSTESALIVTFCVGISNFIWLPVMGALSDRIGRRPLLLVFTALTILTAYPAMTWLVGDATFGKMLVVELWLSFLYASYNGAMVVALTEVMPVDVRTAGFSLAYSLATAVFGGFTPAIATGLIEITHDKAAPGLWMSFAAVCGLIATLVLYRKKSLAVPVAA, from the coding sequence ATGACATCTCATACTTCTGCCAAGTCCTCGAAATTCGCCACCGTCCTGCGTGTCACCAGCGGCAATTTCATGGAAATGTTCGACTTCTTCCTCTTCGGTTTCTACGCCAGCTACATCTCGAAAGCCTTCTTCCCGAGCGGCGATGAGTTCGCCTCGCTGATGCTGACTTTCATGACCTTCGGCGCCGGCTTCCTGATGCGTCCGCTGGGAGCGATCATCCTCGGCGCCTACGTCGACCGTGTCGGTCGCCGCCAGGGCCTGATCGTCACGCTGGCGCTGATGGCGCTGGGCACCATGCTGATCGCCTTCGTGCCGGGCTACGCCACCATCGGCTTGCTGGCGCCTGCGCTGGTGCTGATCGGCCGCCTGCTGCAAGGCTTCTCGGCCGGCGTCGAACTCGGCGGCGTGTCGGTCTACCTCGCTGAAATGGCAACGCCGGGCCGCAAGGGTTTCTACGTCAGCTGGCAATCGGCCAGCCAGCAAGTCGCCATCATCGTCGCAGCAGCCATCGGTTACGGCCTCAATGTGTGGCTGACCAAGGACCAGGTCGGCGACTGGGGCTGGCGCGTACCGTTCTTCATCGGCTGCATGATCGTGCCGGTGCTGTTCGTCATCCGCCGTTCGCTGCAGGAGACGGATGAATTCCTGGCGCGCAAACGCAAGCCGAACCTGAACGAAATCTTCCGCTCGATGCTGGAAAACTGGAAGCTCGTCATTGCCGGCATGATGCTGGTGTCGATGACTACCGTGTCGTTCTACCTCATCACCGTCTATACCCCGACCTTCGGCAAGAACGTGCTCAAGCTGAGCACCGAAAGCGCGCTGATCGTCACCTTCTGCGTCGGCATATCCAACTTCATCTGGCTCCCGGTCATGGGCGCGCTGTCGGACCGTATCGGCCGCCGTCCGCTGCTGCTGGTGTTCACCGCATTGACGATCCTGACCGCCTACCCGGCCATGACCTGGCTGGTCGGCGACGCCACTTTCGGCAAGATGCTGGTGGTCGAACTGTGGCTGTCCTTCCTCTACGCCAGCTACAACGGCGCGATGGTGGTAGCCCTGACCGAAGTCATGCCGGTCGACGTGCGTACTGCCGGATTCTCGTTGGCATACAGCCTCGCGACTGCGGTATTCGGCGGCTTCACCCCCGCCATCGCCACCGGCCTGATCGAAATCACCCACGATAAGGCCGCACCCGGTCTGTGGATGAGCTTCGCCGCCGTCTGCGGCCTGATCGCCACGCTGGTGCTGTATCGCAAGAAATCGCTGGCGGTGCCGGTCGCTGCCTGA
- a CDS encoding GNAT family N-acetyltransferase, whose translation MEIRDIRSDDVNLICRHREAMFREAGRDENSLSAMTPNFRNWLEPRIIDGSYFGFLATDNNTVVAGIGMMAIDWPPHPSHPHQDKRGYILNVYVEPAYRRRGIAGRLMEMADVEFKKRGLTYAILHSTKTGRPLYEKIGWSSTTEMAKPLP comes from the coding sequence ATGGAAATTCGCGACATCCGCTCCGACGATGTGAACCTGATCTGTCGGCACCGCGAAGCAATGTTTCGCGAAGCCGGTCGAGATGAAAACTCACTGTCCGCCATGACTCCGAATTTCCGGAACTGGCTGGAGCCGAGGATCATTGATGGCAGCTATTTCGGATTTCTGGCTACCGACAACAACACCGTGGTGGCCGGCATAGGCATGATGGCGATCGACTGGCCCCCGCACCCGTCTCACCCGCATCAGGACAAACGCGGATACATACTTAACGTATATGTGGAACCGGCATATCGTCGCCGCGGCATCGCAGGCCGGTTGATGGAAATGGCGGATGTGGAATTCAAAAAGCGAGGATTGACCTACGCGATCCTGCATTCGACGAAAACGGGACGCCCGCTGTACGAAAAAATCGGCTGGTCGTCGACCACAGAAATGGCGAAACCATTGCCATAG
- a CDS encoding M29 family metallopeptidase, translated as MHPMENQEPPKPTFGTITDESIDLAQKHVHDILSMAIEHAPPRTAVVVADTRCDLAVALTEAYRHCLPTATFIDFDAVAPDEVMAAFARLEAGDLVVLIQSTNFRLEAFRLRVELFKRSLKVIEHPHLSRMPGAQADYYIESLAYDPAYYRGVGYALKERIDRAQGGVVDSGGERLVFAAPFEPAKLNIGDYSEMNNVGGQFPIGEVFTEAQDLEAVNGRVRIFVFGDTTFRVNRPEQPITLVVTKGRVTEVIDSTPDFDQVLEKIRADEGEVWLRELGFGMNRAFSRERMVDDIGTYERMCGIHLSLGAKHGVYSKPNIRRTTARYHIDVFAVTEAVYLDDEMVYRDGAWQV; from the coding sequence ATGCACCCCATGGAAAACCAGGAACCACCCAAGCCTACCTTCGGCACGATTACCGACGAATCCATCGATCTCGCGCAAAAACATGTACACGACATTCTTAGCATGGCGATCGAACATGCGCCCCCGCGCACTGCCGTGGTGGTGGCCGACACGCGCTGCGATCTTGCGGTCGCCTTGACGGAAGCCTATCGGCACTGTCTGCCGACGGCAACTTTCATCGATTTCGATGCGGTCGCGCCGGACGAGGTGATGGCCGCCTTCGCCCGGCTTGAAGCCGGCGATCTGGTGGTGCTGATTCAATCCACCAATTTTCGTCTGGAAGCTTTTCGCCTGCGCGTCGAACTGTTCAAACGTTCGCTGAAAGTCATTGAACATCCCCATCTGTCGCGCATGCCCGGTGCGCAGGCCGACTATTACATCGAATCGCTGGCCTATGACCCGGCGTATTACCGCGGTGTCGGCTACGCCTTGAAGGAGCGCATCGATCGCGCGCAGGGCGGCGTGGTCGACAGCGGCGGCGAGCGCCTGGTCTTTGCCGCGCCGTTTGAGCCGGCCAAGTTGAATATCGGCGACTATAGTGAGATGAACAACGTCGGCGGACAATTCCCCATCGGTGAAGTGTTCACTGAAGCGCAAGACCTGGAGGCGGTGAACGGACGGGTGCGCATTTTTGTTTTCGGCGACACGACGTTCCGTGTGAACAGGCCGGAGCAACCGATCACATTGGTGGTCACCAAAGGCCGCGTGACCGAGGTGATCGATTCCACGCCGGACTTCGATCAGGTGCTGGAAAAGATTCGCGCCGACGAAGGCGAGGTCTGGCTACGCGAGCTGGGCTTCGGCATGAACCGTGCATTTTCAAGGGAACGCATGGTCGACGACATCGGCACCTACGAGCGCATGTGCGGCATCCATCTGTCGCTCGGCGCCAAGCATGGTGTCTACAGCAAGCCCAATATCCGACGCACCACCGCGCGTTATCACATCGATGTATTTGCCGTGACCGAGGCGGTCTATCTTGATGATGAGATGGTTTATCGGGATGGGGCGTGGCAGGTTTAA
- a CDS encoding DUF3224 domain-containing protein, with translation MQSSPSSEQFTVSGEFSVTIKPPAAVDAASLGPAIGRHVIVKEYQGALAGNSQGEMLTAGQPAQGEASYVAIESVHGTLDGRTGGFALAHFGQMHAGSSTLSVKVVPGSGMGELAGLMGELSIHRESGKHSYTLTYWFA, from the coding sequence ATGCAATCTTCTCCGTCTTCAGAACAGTTCACCGTCAGCGGCGAGTTTTCCGTGACGATCAAGCCGCCCGCTGCAGTTGATGCAGCGAGCCTGGGCCCCGCCATCGGGCGTCATGTCATCGTCAAGGAATATCAGGGAGCGTTAGCGGGAAATTCCCAGGGAGAGATGTTGACCGCAGGTCAACCGGCTCAGGGAGAAGCAAGCTACGTCGCCATCGAGTCGGTACATGGGACGCTGGATGGGCGCACCGGTGGATTCGCCCTGGCTCATTTCGGACAGATGCACGCGGGCAGCTCGACCCTGAGCGTGAAGGTCGTGCCGGGATCGGGAATGGGAGAACTGGCAGGCCTGATGGGCGAACTGAGCATTCATCGCGAGTCTGGCAAGCACAGTTATACGCTCACCTATTGGTTCGCCTGA